A stretch of the Vitis riparia cultivar Riparia Gloire de Montpellier isolate 1030 chromosome 13, EGFV_Vit.rip_1.0, whole genome shotgun sequence genome encodes the following:
- the LOC117927665 gene encoding putative disease resistance protein At3g14460 isoform X1 — protein sequence MLSFCMHLTRLPPNIGNLINLRHLSVVGCSLQEMPQQIGKLKNLQTLSDFIVGKSGFLGIKELKHLSHLRGKIRISQLKNVVNIQDAIDANLRTKLNVEELIMHWSKEFDDLRNEDTKMEVLLFLQPHTSLKKLNIEGFGGRQFPKWICDPSYFKLVELSLYGCIRCTSLPSVGQLPFLKRLFIEGMDGVRRVGLEFEGQVSLYAKPFQCLESLCFENMKEWKEWSWSRESFSRLLQLEIKDCPRLSKKLPTHLTSLVRLEINNCPETMVPLPTHLPSLKELNIYYCPKMMPLWSSFAFDPFTSVKRGSRSATDITSGIYLRINGMSGLFRLEQKFLRSLPRLQLLEIDNSGALECLWENGLGLGNLASLRVSGCNQLVSLGEEEVQGLPCNIQYLEICKCDNLEKFPHGLQSYASLTELIIKDCSKLVSFPDKGFPLMLRRLTISNCQSLSSLPDSSNCCSSVCALEYLKIEECPSLICFPKGQLPTTLKELYISVCKNLKSLPEDIEVCALEHIDIRWCSSLIGFPKGKLPSTLKNLTIGGCKKLESLPEGIMHHHSNNTTNCGLQFLDISKCPSLTSFPRGRFLSTLKSITICDCAQLQPILEEMFHRNNNALEVLSIWGYPNLKTIPDCLYNLKHLQIRKCENLELQPCQLQSLTSLTSLEMTDCENIKTIPDCFYNLKDLRIYKCENLELQPHQLQSLTSLTTLEIINCENIKTPLSEWGLARLTSLKTLIISDYHHHHHHHPFLLPTTLVELCISSFKNLDSLAFLSLQRLTSLKSLCISRCPNLQSFLPRKGCLTRFQNYL from the coding sequence ATGTTATCCTTTTGTATGCATCTTACGAGGTTACCTCCCAACATTGGAAACTTAATTAATCTTCGACATCTCAGTGTTGTTGGATGTTCATTGCAAGAGATGCCACAACAAATAGGCAAATTAAAGAACCTGCAAACATTGTCTGATTTTATTGTGGGCAAAAGTGGATTTTTGGGAATAAAGGAGTTGAAGCATTTGTCACATCTCCGAGGGAAGATTCGTATTTCACAATTGAAAAATGTGGTGAATATTCAAGATGCCATAGATGCCAATCTAAGGACTAAGCTCAATGTTGAAGAGTTGATTATGCATTGGAGTAAAGAGTTCGATGATTTGCGAAATGAAGACACCAAAATGGAAGTCCTTCTCTTTCTACAACCTCATACTAGTTTGAAGAAACTCAATATTGAAGGTTTCGGTGGTCGGCAATTCCCCAAATGGATATGTGATCCCTCTTACTTTAAATTGGTGGAGTTAAGTCTTTATGGTTGTATAAGGTGCACATCACTGCCTTCAGTTGGGCAACTACCCTTCCTCAAGAGGTTATTCATCGAAGGAATGGATGGAGTGAGAAGAGTGGGGTTGGAGTTTGAGGGGCAGGTTTCTCTTTATGCTAAGCCTTTCCAATGCTTGGAGTctttatgttttgaaaatatgaaggaaTGGAAAGAGTGGTCATGGTCAAGAGAGTCATTCTCTCGCCTCCTGCAGTTGGAGATAAAAGATTGTCCAAGACTGAGTAAGAAATTACCCACTCACCTAACTTCTCTAGTAAGACTTGAAATTAACAATTGCCCAGAAACGATGGTTCCACTTCCAACACATCTGCCTTCTCTTAAAGAGCTCAATATTTATTATTGCCCAAAAATGATGCCTCTGTGGTCCTCTTTTGCATTTGACCCTTTTACATCAGTGAAGAGAGGGAGTAGAAGTGCAACTGACATCACCTCAggtatttatttaagaattaatGGAATGTCAGGGCTTTTTAGACTTGAGCAAAAGTTTTTGCGGTCTTTGCCAAGGCTTCAACTACTGGAAATTGACAATTCTGGTGCGCTGGAATGTTTGTGGGAAAATGGGTTGGGATTAGGAAACCTTGCTAGTCTTCGAGTATCGGGTTGTAACCAACTTGTATCCTTGGGAGAGGAGGAAGTGCAAGGGCTGCCTTGCAATATTCAATATTTGGAGATATGTAAGTGTGATAACTTGGAGAAGTTTCCACATGGATTACAAAGCTATGCATCTCTTACAGAGTTGATTATCAAGGATTGTtcaaaattggtgtcatttccaGACAAGGGTTTCCCGCTCATGCTTAGACGTCTTACTATTTCTAATTGTCAGAGTCTAAGTAGCCTACCTGATAGCAGTAATTGCTGCAGCAGCGTGTGTGCCCTTGAATACTTGAAAATAGAGGAGTGTCCTTCTCTCATTTGCTTTCCAAAAGGGCAGTTACCCACCACCCTTAAGGAACTGTATATATCCGTTTGTAAAAATCTAAAGTCTCTTCCAGAAGACATCGAGGTTTGTGCCCTTGAACACATAGATATAAGGTGGTGTTCGTCTCTCATTGGTTTTCCAAAAGGAAAGCTACCATCAACTCTCAAGAATCTCACGATAGGAGGGTGTAAAAAGCTAGAGTCTTTACCAGAGGGAATAATGCATCACCATTCCAACAACACAACCAATTGTGGTCTTCAATTCTTGGATATCTCGAAATGTCCATCTCTCACATCCTTCCCTAGAGGCAGATTTCTCTCTACCCTTAAATCTATTACGATTTGTGATTGTGCACAGCTGCAGCCAATTTTGGAGGAGATGTTTCACCGCAATAATAATGCACTTGAAGTTTTGTCCATCTGGGGATATCCCAATCTCAAAACTATACCAGATTGCCTCTACAACCTCAAACATCTTCAGATCAGAAAATGTGAGAATCTGGAGTTGCAGCCTTGTCAATTGCAAAGCCTCACTTCTCTCACATCACTTGAGATGACTGATTGTGAGAATATCAAGACCATACCAGATTGCTTCTACAACCTCAAAGATCTTCGGATCTATAAATGTGAGAATCTGGAGTTGCAGCCTCATCAATTGCAAAGCCTCACTTCTCTTACAACACTCGAGATCATTAATTGTGAGAATATCAAGACACCCTTATCAGAATGGGGCCTTGCCAGATTGACCTCCCTTAAAACTCTCATCATTTCTGAttatcaccaccaccaccaccaccacccattCCTTCTTCCTACTACTCTAGTTGAGCTTTGCATTTCAAGCTTCAAGAATCTGGACTCCTTGGCCTTCCTATCTCTCCAAAGGCTCACCTCTCTTAAAAGTCTATGTATCTCCCGATGTCCTAATCTCCAGTCGTTTTTGCCAAGGAAGGGCTGTCTGACACGCTTTCAGAACTATCTATAA